Genomic segment of Salvia hispanica cultivar TCC Black 2014 chromosome 2, UniMelb_Shisp_WGS_1.0, whole genome shotgun sequence:
tgttaaaataagaaaaatagtagtactatcaTTTTGTTTCCATCACACTGACACATGCCAATTTTGCATTTGCCGTCTCATGACAGTGATTATGACATGTGGGATGGAATCATTAGCCGCTAATTTTCTCCAGAAATCTATGCTTTTGTCCACATTCTAATCTCCTTTGCTATCGTGTCCCACAAACATTTGTTGCTGTCCTTCTCATTTGGGGTCATAAATTTGAAGTTGATTCTTGATTTCCACTAGCTCATCACTCTGTCTCACAGCTTCTTGCATTGGTAAGTTCAGGCTcagttgtgtgtgtgtatttgttTACTAGTGTTATAGACTTGTCTGTAAAAATTCCCATAAGAAATGTGATGATCAGTTCTTGAAATACAGAGCAAAGACTGGTTTTTTATGTTTACTTCAATGTGATGATCAGTTCTTGAAATTTAGAGAAAAGACTGGTTTTTTATGTTTACTTCAGTGTGATGGTCAGTTcttgaaatttagaaaaaagattggattttatGTTTACTTCAATGTGATGGTCACTTCCTGAAATTTAGAGAAAAGATTGGTTTTTTATGTTTACTTCAATGTGATGACCAGTTCTTGAATTTAGAGAAAAGACTGGTTTTTTATGCTTACTTCAGTGTGATGGTCAGTTcttgaaatttagaaaaaagatTGGTTTTTATGTTTACTTCAATATGATGGTCACTTcttgaaatttaaagaaaagattgtttttttatgttttgttcaATGAGAATATGAGTGATCATAGTTGATAAATGACAGTGTGTAAACTGTATATATGGTGACATATTATCAATTCTTTGATATATGAAGGGGGGAATGTGATTTCTTCAACTATCTGTTAACAATGGCTGAATCAGTGTTCCTCAAATATAAGTTGAAGCTTCCAGTAAGCTCTAATCCGCGAAGCCTGGGGTCATTTCCGCGTGTTCAACTACATTTTCGAAGCTATGAACTACACTTAAAGAAGAGTAATTGCTTAGGACAATCCATCAGTTGCTCTAGTAGGCCTACACCGGTCTCTGCAGTAAGCTCAGACCGTGCACATTCCATAAGCCAGGTATTTTTCGTCTCAGAGCTATCTATGACTCTTTGCTTCCAAATTCTTGCTGAGTAATGATTGTGAGGAATACAGAAACCTCTGCGAGTGAAGCACAAGAGCTTCAAGGAATGGGACGAGGTCACAGCAAAATTCGCTGGAGCTGCGAACATCCCGTTTCTCTTACTGCAACTGCCTCAGATCATGCTCAATTATCAGAATCTGATGGCAGGGAATAAGTCTGCACTTTTGGCTGTTCCATGGCTGGTGAGTGGTGACAGATTCATATGCCTTCCTTACTTTTTTCGAGCGTGAAGTGTTGTATTCGTTTCATCACTTTTGCTTGTAGGGTATGCTTACTGGATTGCTCGGGAATCTTTCTTTGCTCTCgtattttatcaagaagaGGGAAAGTGAAGCAGTGGCGATCCAGTTGGTAGGAGTCGTGTCCATATACGTTGTCCTTTGGCAGCTGGCTATGGCTGAAGCTATGCCTCTTCCCCATTTTGTGGCCACTTCCATAGTGACTGTGTCCGGTGTCGttataaatttgatgaaaCGCTTCGATTTGCTTGCTCGTGGAGTCTGGAAATATTGGGAAGAGTTTATTACCATAGCCGGCCTATCTGCACTTCCACAAGTAAGGAACCTAGCTGCTTACATTTGATTCTTCGGGCGGTGTTAGTTAACTATGCTGTGGTGCAGGTCATGTGGTCGACTTTCGTCCCAATAGTACCTAACACTGTCTTGCCCGGCTGCATTGCCCTTTTTACCGCAGTGCTCGCTGTTTCTATGGTTAGTATGTGAATCAATGAATAGTTCTAAAGGATATGAAAGTCTTCTAAGAAGCTTGTTACTTTTAGGCGCGGATGGGGAAACTGTCGAAGAAAGGTGGATCGATATCTGGATGGACAACGACTCTTCTGTTTATGTGGATGCCTGTTGCACAAATGGttatatttcttcttcaaaagatgtagtatatatatatatgcaatgaGTTATTGTCTAATGAGATGTGCTTCTTTCATCCTTCTATTTTAGTGGACAAATCTTCATAATCCTGCAAATGTCAAAGGTCTGTCTGCGGTCACAATGTTGCTGGCCATGGTTGGCAACGGCCTGCTGATCCCGCGAGCATTACTCACTCGAGACTTAATGTGGTATGTTACAGTCACTTGCAATGATTCTCAATTTCTCATCATCAACTGAGCCTCAAAAGTGACTGCTGCAGGTTCACCGGTTCGACTTGGGCGTGTGTTTTCTACGGATGGGGCAACCTTGTCTGCCTGTACTGGTATACTatacacaaacacaacaaTATGTGACCTTAGTAGAAATTTGTTGAACTTAATGAAATTTGGTTGTGGTTTCAGCTTCAATAGTATCAGTTGGGAGTTGTTCTTGGCTTGCAGTCTTGGCTTTCTTGCTTGGATAGGTATGTTTATGGTCTCATTTAATtgttatgcatatatattatatagtcTAAATTTAGTCATGAATTTTGTGTGTGGACAGGAATCACTTTGTGGAGAGATGCACAAGTCCATGGACATCCCTCATCCTTCACTTCTTTGAAGCACATCATTTTTTAACATTGATCTTACAATGCTTATTAATACATGGAGCAAAGTGAATAATGTGTAGAAGACATGTGCAGTTTTCCTGCCGTTAATATACTTTGGTAGATTACTTGTGGAGGATAGAATGGATCTTTAGCAAAATACTAGTGATCGGAAACACTATCATGACCCTTGTCACGTTTTCTGTCAATGTATAACCCTGCAGGTTGTAGGTTGTAAAGATGGAATTGTTGCACAAATGATTACATCTTCGTCATTTGATCGATTTGTCAATTTTGTTTAACAATTCTTTCTTTCCATTCATTGTCTTCAAGAAGATTGAAagcatcaaaattaaaacttgaTAACATTTTTTCAGTAGAGCTGAGTCGGTAATTGTGAGAGGATTTGTGTGTTGTTTTGATGaagcataaataaatacatcGGAGTTGTATGTTGAGCATAGGATTCCAAAAATACTTGTGAAAAATGACTTGTCATTTTCAgtgatgtttttatttttgtgagcATGTAGGATGTTTGTTAAGCATATGATTCCACCTCCACCTCATCTTCAAGAGCACCTGAGATGTTTGTTGAGCACAGGATACCACCgcttgtaaaataaataaagactTGTCATTTTTAGTGATTTATTGATTTTCGTGTGTAAACTatacatgaaaaaatttattttttgagttgtcccattagaaatgaaacgttttcttaAATGGAAACATGatcttctctattttttcatatcttttactttattctctctttattaactcacaaaaacAACATCACATAAAACCTCGTGtcgaaaaacaaatatttcatatttaatgggacgaagggaatagTTGTTATTCCATTTGTTCGTCATTAAGTGTCTCATTTGCTTTATAAAACATTATATTTCAGTTTCAAAAGCTATGAGATTTAAAAGtcaacaaaatttatcaaaaaattatgatttaaatgacaatttctcttaaaaattttaactCTCCATtataatactacctccgtccacaaaaaatagttaaaattgtaaatgacGCGAGTTTTATTGTGTAATTAGTCTATTTGTGGTGGACGgcccaaaatagtaaaattagtctattttttgtgaacggatgtagtagtactacattacactattcaattaatttttttaaattaattttagtaatacCCCCCCTACGTCTCACAATAGGAGTCttatttagttatggcacgagtttttaaaaatataaagaaaagtggttgaataaattagtgaaatatggtcccattatatatatatatatatatatatatatatatatatagggatgtgatcaaatgaaaactctaaggactcgtttgataaaaaaaatgggatatgagaagatatgtaaaacaagataagaaatacgggcttcatgtcaagatatgcaaagatatgatttttttccgttgttgtttgatagaaaagaaattatctaaatttgtattgtatattaaataacatggcttaacttgacaaattggtgaGATACATAAACAAcgttaatgttataattttggtaagattagATAGGGCCCTGGTCTTATATTGggctttgagttaagcttaactatgatatcaaacaattaaaaatgtccatatataattttctatcttggtattactaacttatcaaacatgtcataaatattgtacaaactcaaaactatgatctggataattgaaaaatgtcaacagatcacaaaaaagcatcaataggaaaatgtcaacagaatttcaacggtagtaaatgattgatgttgtgttgatattgtgttgatactgtgttgacattaaaatcttgaaattttacactgtgttgatattgtattgaaactgtgttgaagctgtgttgaggagttttgagtttgtacgatatataagtttgcattttatcactaccatatatatatatatatagatactatatatatatataagggaGCATTAGGGTCCTATTACACCATAAGtgtcttttctcttcttaata
This window contains:
- the LOC125207675 gene encoding maltose excess protein 1-like, chloroplastic — its product is MAESVFLKYKLKLPVSSNPRSLGSFPRVQLHFRSYELHLKKSNCLGQSISCSSRPTPVSAVSSDRAHSISQKPLRVKHKSFKEWDEVTAKFAGAANIPFLLLQLPQIMLNYQNLMAGNKSALLAVPWLGMLTGLLGNLSLLSYFIKKRESEAVAIQLVGVVSIYVVLWQLAMAEAMPLPHFVATSIVTVSGVVINLMKRFDLLARGVWKYWEEFITIAGLSALPQVMWSTFVPIVPNTVLPGCIALFTAVLAVSMARMGKLSKKGGSISGWTTTLLFMWMPVAQMWTNLHNPANVKGLSAVTMLLAMVGNGLLIPRALLTRDLMWFTGSTWACVFYGWGNLVCLYCFNSISWELFLACSLGFLAWIGITLWRDAQVHGHPSSFTSLKHIIF